One window of Streptococcus suis genomic DNA carries:
- the glpO gene encoding type 1 glycerol-3-phosphate oxidase, producing MEFSKETRRLAIEKMQDRQLDLLIIGGGITGAGVALQAAASGMETGLIEMQDFAEGTSSRSTKLVHGGLRYLKQFDVEVVSDTVSERAVVQNIAPHIPKPDPMLLPVYDEEGSTFSLFRLKVAMDLYDLLAGVNNTDLANKVLTREEVLERAPHLKKEGLLGGGVYLDFRNNDARLVIENIKRAAKDGALIASRVKAEKFIKDEAGKVVGIVARDLLTDNTFEIRARLVINTTGPWSDEVRNLGGEGSGVLQMRPTKGVHLVVDSSRLSVPQPTYFDTGHADGRMVFVLPRENKTYFGTTDTDYTGDLANPMVTQEDVDYLLDIVNNRFPEANLTLDDIESGWAGLRPLLSGNGASDYNGGNNGKLSDDSFNSLIETVKAYLNNEKTRDDVEHDLTHLEGSVSEKHLDPSAVSRGSALDRDENGLLTLAGGKITDFRKMAEGALEKVADILKEEHGRSFKLINSKTYPVSGGELNPANVAEEIEHLAQLGVKKGLDYEDALYLANLYGSNAPKVFALNHKVEAVSGLNKRDLLSLHYAMKEEMTLTVVDYLLRRTNYMLFMREQLDAVAPEIIKEMAAYYNWSEEEAAGQEALLMETLNKNDLTYLKKV from the coding sequence ATGGAATTTTCAAAAGAAACACGTCGCTTAGCGATTGAAAAAATGCAAGATAGACAGTTGGATCTCTTGATTATTGGTGGTGGTATTACGGGGGCGGGTGTTGCCCTCCAAGCCGCTGCTAGTGGTATGGAAACTGGCTTGATTGAAATGCAGGACTTTGCTGAGGGAACTTCAAGTCGTTCAACCAAGTTGGTTCACGGTGGGCTTCGTTACCTCAAACAGTTTGATGTAGAAGTAGTATCCGATACAGTTTCAGAACGTGCAGTAGTGCAAAATATTGCACCTCACATTCCCAAACCAGACCCAATGTTGCTTCCGGTTTACGATGAAGAAGGCTCTACCTTTAGCCTCTTCCGCTTGAAAGTGGCCATGGATCTCTATGATCTCTTGGCTGGTGTTAACAATACAGACCTTGCCAATAAGGTGTTAACAAGAGAAGAAGTGCTGGAACGTGCACCGCATTTGAAAAAAGAAGGCTTGCTTGGTGGTGGAGTTTATCTGGACTTCCGTAACAACGATGCCCGTCTGGTAATTGAAAACATCAAACGTGCAGCAAAAGACGGTGCCTTGATTGCCAGCCGTGTCAAAGCGGAGAAATTCATCAAGGATGAGGCTGGAAAAGTAGTCGGAATCGTCGCTCGTGATTTGCTGACAGACAACACCTTTGAAATCCGTGCTCGTTTGGTCATCAATACAACAGGACCTTGGAGTGACGAAGTGCGTAATCTTGGAGGAGAAGGTTCAGGTGTTCTCCAGATGCGTCCAACTAAGGGGGTGCACCTTGTTGTAGATAGCTCTCGCTTGTCTGTTCCACAACCAACCTACTTTGACACTGGACACGCTGACGGCCGTATGGTCTTTGTCCTTCCGCGTGAAAACAAAACCTATTTTGGTACGACAGATACGGACTATACTGGTGATTTGGCGAATCCAATGGTAACCCAAGAAGATGTCGATTATCTATTGGATATTGTCAATAATCGCTTCCCAGAAGCAAACTTGACCTTGGATGATATTGAAAGTGGCTGGGCAGGTCTTCGTCCCCTCTTGTCAGGAAATGGTGCTTCTGACTACAACGGTGGTAACAATGGAAAACTCAGCGACGATAGTTTCAACAGCTTAATTGAAACAGTCAAAGCTTACTTGAACAATGAAAAGACCCGTGATGATGTGGAACACGATTTGACCCATCTGGAAGGTAGCGTTTCTGAAAAACACTTGGATCCGTCTGCAGTATCGCGTGGTTCTGCCCTTGACCGTGATGAGAATGGTTTGCTCACACTTGCCGGTGGTAAAATCACAGACTTCCGTAAGATGGCAGAAGGTGCATTGGAAAAAGTAGCAGACATCCTCAAAGAAGAACATGGGCGTAGCTTTAAACTCATCAATTCTAAGACCTATCCTGTTTCTGGTGGAGAATTGAACCCTGCAAACGTAGCAGAAGAAATTGAACACTTGGCTCAATTAGGGGTGAAAAAAGGTTTGGATTACGAGGATGCCCTCTACCTTGCTAACTTGTACGGTTCAAACGCACCAAAAGTATTTGCCTTGAACCATAAAGTAGAGGCTGTGTCTGGATTGAACAAACGTGATTTGCTATCTCTACATTATGCCATGAAGGAAGAAATGACCTTGACAGTAGTGGATTATCTTCTCCGTCGTACCAACTACATGCTCTTCATGCGAGAACAATTGGATGCTGTAGCACCTGAAATCATCAAGGAAATGGCGGCTTATTACAATTGGTCAGAAGAAGAGGCTGCTGGTCAAGAAGCTCTGCTTATGGAAACTCTAAATAAAAACGATTTGACCTATCTGAAGAAGGTGTAA
- a CDS encoding YbgA family protein: MAHSQHHYNALRQLFKGNVWSVDKELEFERLLAEALAHNPSIKTLRTAYQHIWGYFKKCASDEERKRFKELDIFLESQVQEMHEFLKCMTDKYRPPYLLQSRIMQVDKIQ; this comes from the coding sequence ATGGCTCATTCTCAGCATCACTATAATGCCTTGCGTCAGCTTTTTAAGGGAAATGTTTGGTCAGTTGACAAAGAACTTGAATTTGAACGTTTGCTAGCGGAGGCTTTAGCTCACAATCCTAGTATAAAGACCTTGCGCACTGCCTATCAGCATATTTGGGGTTATTTTAAAAAGTGTGCAAGTGATGAAGAAAGGAAACGCTTCAAGGAATTGGACATTTTTCTGGAGAGCCAAGTCCAGGAAATGCACGAGTTTTTGAAGTGTATGACTGACAAGTACCGGCCGCCCTACCTGCTCCAGAGTCGGATAATGCAAGTGGACAAAATACAATAA
- the dapA gene encoding 4-hydroxy-tetrahydrodipicolinate synthase, producing MSIQDLRDVKIITAMITPFKEDGSINYDVLPELVEHLLAHHTEGILLAGTTAESPTLTHAEELELFAAVQKIVNGRVPLIAGIGTNDTRDSIEFAKEVAAFGGFAAGLAIVPYYNKPSQEGMYQHFKAIADASDLPIIIYNIPGRVVVEMTPETMLRLAEHPNIIGVKECTSLANMAYLIENKPEDFLIYTGEDGDAFHAMNLGADGVISVASHTNGDEMYEMFTAIEQQDIRTAAAIQRKFIPKVNALFSYPSPAPVKAVLNYMGFEVGPLRLPLVPCPEEDAKRIIKVVVDGDYEATKATVTGVVRPDY from the coding sequence ATGTCTATTCAAGATTTGCGTGATGTAAAAATTATTACGGCTATGATTACGCCCTTTAAAGAGGACGGATCTATTAACTATGATGTATTGCCAGAGTTGGTTGAACATTTGTTGGCTCATCATACGGAAGGAATTTTGTTGGCAGGAACAACTGCCGAAAGTCCAACCCTTACACACGCGGAAGAATTAGAATTGTTTGCGGCGGTACAAAAAATTGTCAATGGTCGTGTGCCACTGATTGCTGGTATCGGTACCAATGATACCCGTGACTCGATTGAGTTTGCTAAGGAAGTTGCGGCCTTTGGTGGCTTTGCGGCAGGGCTTGCTATTGTGCCATACTACAACAAACCCTCTCAAGAGGGAATGTATCAGCACTTCAAGGCTATTGCAGATGCTTCTGATTTGCCAATTATTATCTATAATATTCCAGGTCGTGTTGTCGTTGAAATGACGCCTGAAACCATGTTACGTTTGGCGGAACATCCAAATATTATCGGTGTTAAAGAGTGTACTAGCCTTGCCAATATGGCCTACTTGATTGAGAATAAGCCAGAGGACTTTTTGATTTATACTGGTGAAGACGGCGATGCCTTCCATGCAATGAACCTTGGTGCAGATGGTGTGATCTCCGTTGCTTCCCATACCAATGGCGATGAAATGTATGAGATGTTTACTGCCATTGAGCAGCAAGATATCCGAACAGCAGCTGCCATTCAACGCAAGTTCATTCCGAAAGTTAATGCTTTATTCTCTTATCCAAGTCCTGCACCAGTCAAGGCAGTTCTCAATTACATGGGATTTGAAGTTGGACCACTCCGCTTACCATTGGTACCATGTCCAGAAGAAGACGCCAAACGCATTATCAAAGTTGTCGTTGACGGCGACTACGAAGCAACCAAAGCCACAGTAACAGGAGTTGTTAGACCGGATTATTAA
- a CDS encoding aspartate-semialdehyde dehydrogenase codes for MAYVVAVVGATGAVGAQMIKMLEESTLPIEKVRFLASARSAGKTLQFKGQDIVIEETTETAFEGVDIALFSAGGSTSAKYAPYAVKAGAVVVDNTSYFRQNPDVPLVVPEVNAHALDAHNGIIACPNCSTIQMMVALEPVRQKWGLERIIVSTYQAVSGAGMGAILETQAQLRAVLNDGVEPKAVEANILPSGGDKKHYPIGFNAIPQIDLFTDNDYTYEEMKMTKETKKIMEDDSIAVSATCVRIPVLSAHSESVYIETKEIAPIDEVKAAIAAFPGAVLEDDVANQIYPQAINAVGSRDTFVGRIRKDLDKENGIHMWVVSDNLLKGAAWNSVQIAETLHERGLVRPTAELKFELK; via the coding sequence ATGGCTTATGTAGTAGCTGTTGTTGGTGCAACTGGTGCAGTTGGTGCCCAAATGATAAAAATGTTGGAAGAGTCAACACTTCCAATCGAGAAAGTGCGTTTCTTGGCTTCTGCTCGTTCAGCAGGCAAGACTTTGCAGTTTAAGGGACAGGACATTGTCATTGAAGAAACAACAGAAACAGCCTTTGAAGGAGTGGATATTGCCCTCTTCTCAGCTGGTGGTTCTACATCTGCCAAGTACGCTCCTTACGCAGTAAAAGCAGGAGCTGTAGTGGTTGACAATACCTCTTACTTCCGTCAAAATCCAGATGTACCGTTGGTTGTTCCTGAAGTTAATGCACACGCGCTTGATGCCCACAATGGTATCATTGCTTGTCCAAACTGCTCAACTATTCAGATGATGGTTGCATTGGAGCCTGTTCGTCAGAAATGGGGCTTGGAGCGGATTATCGTATCAACCTATCAGGCAGTTTCTGGTGCTGGTATGGGAGCAATCTTGGAAACACAAGCTCAATTGCGTGCGGTTTTGAATGATGGAGTAGAACCAAAAGCGGTAGAAGCAAATATTCTTCCTTCAGGTGGTGATAAGAAACACTACCCAATCGGTTTCAATGCAATTCCGCAAATCGACCTCTTCACAGACAATGACTACACCTACGAAGAGATGAAGATGACTAAGGAAACCAAGAAAATCATGGAAGATGACAGCATTGCCGTTTCTGCAACCTGTGTCCGTATTCCAGTCTTGTCAGCTCACTCTGAGTCTGTTTACATTGAAACCAAAGAAATTGCACCGATTGATGAAGTGAAAGCGGCTATCGCAGCCTTTCCAGGTGCTGTTTTAGAAGATGATGTAGCCAACCAAATTTATCCGCAAGCTATTAACGCCGTTGGTAGCCGTGATACCTTTGTCGGTCGTATCCGTAAGGACTTGGACAAGGAAAATGGTATTCATATGTGGGTTGTTTCAGATAACTTGCTCAAGGGTGCAGCTTGGAACTCTGTTCAAATCGCTGAAACGTTGCATGAACGTGGTCTAGTTCGTCCAACCGCAGAATTGAAATTTGAATTGAAATAA
- a CDS encoding FAD-dependent oxidoreductase: MNIIIIGASFAGLTAAMECQKRYPQAIIYVIDKEESTGYFPNALNWKVKGEISSWEEARVGYFEGLEQSAVHFLLGWECISIEAVSKKIRLKKEESIRELSYDDLILAMGAQQVWGHQSVDLSEKILTSKSIGEAKKSFEKIEGAGRVTVIGAGQIGLESLEALSRSSIKIRLIESQEWPLAKYFDQEMVDFIWGEFDRIGLDYHFSETVNEVNLDEIGQVQLRSLQGTYHSDLVLLGTNFRPHTDLVEGLVDLHTDGSILVDEYLETSQAGIFAVGDLIRMPVTMFGQAYLPMINHAMLTGRLVAENLLVKQKSLKPVQRIVSTHVFGYNLTSVGLTEREANLWLDTDTVRIRHPFSQWDKHEIDFKMVVSRGDGRILGGQLVSSSDHMAQMNVLALAISKNMTVEDLLQESWLCLPGRTDLQPFIMEAANQYLWQKTDQE; this comes from the coding sequence ATGAATATTATAATCATTGGTGCTTCATTCGCTGGTTTGACAGCTGCAATGGAATGCCAGAAACGCTATCCACAAGCGATTATTTATGTGATTGACAAGGAAGAAAGTACAGGCTACTTTCCCAATGCACTCAATTGGAAAGTAAAAGGGGAAATTTCAAGCTGGGAAGAAGCGAGGGTTGGCTATTTTGAAGGGCTAGAGCAGTCGGCCGTTCATTTCTTACTTGGATGGGAATGCATTTCTATAGAAGCTGTATCTAAAAAAATAAGGCTAAAAAAAGAAGAAAGCATACGGGAATTATCCTACGACGATCTCATTTTAGCTATGGGTGCTCAACAAGTTTGGGGACACCAGTCGGTTGATCTATCGGAAAAGATTTTGACAAGTAAATCTATTGGAGAAGCTAAAAAGAGTTTCGAAAAGATTGAAGGGGCCGGAAGGGTAACAGTCATAGGAGCTGGTCAAATTGGTCTTGAAAGTTTGGAGGCTCTCAGTCGTTCATCCATTAAGATCAGGTTGATTGAATCACAAGAATGGCCCTTAGCCAAATATTTCGATCAAGAAATGGTCGATTTTATCTGGGGAGAGTTTGACCGAATTGGACTCGACTATCATTTTTCGGAAACAGTTAATGAAGTTAACTTGGATGAGATAGGTCAAGTCCAGTTACGCAGTTTGCAGGGAACATATCATTCGGACTTGGTGCTTTTGGGTACCAACTTTAGACCCCATACAGATTTGGTGGAAGGACTAGTGGACCTGCATACAGATGGTAGTATTCTGGTGGATGAGTATCTTGAAACCAGCCAAGCTGGAATTTTTGCGGTAGGGGATTTAATTCGGATGCCTGTTACCATGTTTGGGCAGGCCTACCTGCCCATGATCAACCACGCTATGTTGACAGGGCGTCTGGTTGCTGAAAATCTACTGGTTAAGCAGAAGAGCTTAAAGCCTGTTCAACGCATTGTCTCCACCCATGTGTTTGGCTATAATCTGACTAGCGTAGGACTGACAGAAAGGGAAGCAAACCTGTGGTTAGACACAGACACTGTTCGCATCCGTCATCCATTCAGTCAATGGGATAAACATGAAATAGACTTCAAAATGGTGGTCAGTCGAGGGGATGGACGTATTCTTGGTGGTCAATTGGTATCTTCCTCTGACCACATGGCACAGATGAATGTATTGGCACTAGCTATTTCAAAAAATATGACAGTTGAGGACTTGTTACAAGAATCCTGGCTTTGTTTGCCTGGTAGAACCGATCTGCAACCATTCATTATGGAAGCAGCCAATCAGTATTTGTGGCAAAAAACTGACCAAGAATAG
- a CDS encoding VOC family protein, with protein MNNTGIHHISTLVGNIHQAYHFYHHILGLKLTLKTVNQDDSSMYHLFFGDEDGRFGTEFTIFDMPNFQMERKGTNRLERTIFLVKDKAALEFWAQRLTDFEVEHGGVEAMGDRHILNFQDEDGQALALTYHDTIGPMYPMETAEIPESVAILGIAGIQMRVREEKALLDMLTERFGFEEESRFD; from the coding sequence ATGAACAATACAGGTATTCATCACATTTCGACTTTGGTGGGCAACATCCACCAGGCTTATCATTTTTATCACCATATTCTTGGCTTGAAGTTGACCCTGAAAACAGTGAATCAGGATGATTCGTCCATGTATCACCTCTTTTTCGGGGATGAAGATGGCCGTTTCGGTACAGAATTCACGATTTTTGACATGCCAAACTTCCAGATGGAACGCAAGGGAACCAATCGCCTAGAAAGAACGATTTTTCTAGTTAAGGATAAGGCAGCTCTGGAGTTCTGGGCACAACGTTTGACGGATTTTGAGGTCGAACATGGTGGAGTAGAAGCGATGGGAGACAGACATATCCTCAATTTCCAAGATGAGGATGGGCAAGCTTTGGCCTTGACCTATCATGATACTATTGGTCCTATGTATCCAATGGAGACTGCCGAGATTCCTGAATCGGTTGCGATTTTAGGAATTGCTGGGATTCAGATGCGGGTGCGGGAGGAGAAAGCCCTGCTGGACATGCTGACAGAGAGATTTGGTTTTGAAGAGGAAAGCCGTTTTGATTAA
- a CDS encoding IS30 family transposase has product MKNKHLTLSDRNDIQIGIEQLKPFSAIAAKLGKDPSTISKEVRRNRVVKENSVTSNCDSCPLLKKAPYVCNACPKKRINCGYQKQFYYAKRAQLDYEAKLSDSRTGVALNKEEFYRMDEIVSAAIQKGQHLNHIIASNELSASRASIYRYLEKGYLSTKPIDFPRVVKFRKRRTRNLQPIPKIAKEGRSYEDFQRFLTEKGISYWLEMDTVTGRIGGKVLLTFNLSFCNFIFARLLDNKTANEVAKHLYAIKNDLHQKEMDFCEIFPVILTDNGGEFARVDDIEMDVRGESKLFFCDPNRSDQKGRIEKNHTLIRDILPKGSSFDNLTQEDINLVCSHVNSIKRASFNGKSAYELFTFTYGEELATLLGISKIDPENVIQSPRLLDK; this is encoded by the coding sequence ATGAAAAACAAACACTTAACTCTCTCTGATCGCAACGATATTCAAATAGGAATTGAACAACTTAAGCCCTTCTCAGCTATAGCAGCTAAGTTAGGTAAAGATCCTTCTACAATCTCAAAAGAAGTTCGGAGAAATCGAGTGGTTAAAGAAAATTCTGTGACATCTAATTGTGATTCTTGCCCTCTACTCAAAAAGGCTCCCTACGTTTGTAATGCCTGTCCGAAAAAGAGAATCAATTGCGGATACCAGAAACAATTCTACTACGCAAAAAGAGCTCAGCTTGATTACGAAGCTAAGCTCTCAGACTCGAGAACAGGTGTTGCCCTAAACAAGGAAGAATTCTATCGTATGGACGAGATTGTCTCTGCAGCCATCCAAAAGGGACAACACCTCAACCATATCATCGCCTCAAACGAACTTTCGGCATCCAGAGCTTCTATCTACAGATACCTTGAAAAAGGCTATCTGTCCACAAAGCCCATTGATTTCCCCCGTGTCGTGAAATTCAGAAAGCGGAGAACCAGAAACCTACAACCCATTCCTAAAATTGCCAAAGAAGGACGGTCTTACGAGGACTTCCAACGCTTTCTCACAGAGAAAGGAATCAGCTATTGGCTGGAAATGGACACCGTTACTGGACGGATCGGCGGAAAGGTACTTCTCACCTTTAACCTCTCCTTCTGTAACTTTATCTTCGCTCGATTACTTGATAATAAAACAGCTAATGAGGTCGCTAAACATCTCTACGCTATCAAGAATGACCTACATCAGAAAGAGATGGACTTCTGCGAAATATTTCCTGTCATTCTGACTGATAATGGCGGTGAATTCGCCAGAGTGGACGACATCGAAATGGATGTGCGTGGAGAATCTAAGCTATTCTTCTGTGACCCCAATCGTTCTGACCAGAAAGGGAGAATTGAGAAGAATCACACACTTATCAGAGATATTCTTCCTAAAGGAAGTTCGTTTGACAACTTGACACAGGAGGACATCAACCTGGTTTGTTCGCATGTCAACAGCATCAAACGAGCTTCTTTCAACGGAAAATCCGCCTATGAACTCTTTACATTTACCTACGGTGAGGAATTGGCAACACTTTTGGGAATCTCTAAAATTGACCCTGAGAACGTCATTCAATCACCTCGATTATTGGATAAATAA
- the glpK gene encoding glycerol kinase GlpK, translating into MSTEKYIMAIDQGTTSSRAIIFNKKGEKVGSYQKEFTQIFPKPGWVEHNANEIWNSVQSVIAGSFIESGVRPDQIEGIGITNQRETTVVWDKETGLPIYNAIVWQSRQTSHIADQLKADGHADLIHKKTGLVVDAYFSATKVRWILDQVPGAQERAEKGEILFGTIDTWLVWKLTNGKCHVTDYSNAARTMLYNIKELKWDDEILELLNIPKAMLPEVRSNSEIYGTTAPFHFYGAEVPISGMAGDQQAALFGQLAFEPGMVKNTYGTGSFIVMNTGEEMQLSENSLLTTIGYGINGKVYYALEGSIFIAGSAVQWLRDSMRMVETSPESEELARKSTSNDEVYVVPAFTGLGAPYWNSDARGSVFGLTRGTSKEDFVKATLQSIAYQVRDVIDTMQLDTGIDISVLKVDGGAAMNSLLMQFQADILGIEIARAKNLETTALGAAFLAGLAVGFWKDLDELKELNAVGQSFQPAMNEARKEQLYKGWKKAVAATQLFAQLDEE; encoded by the coding sequence ATGTCAACTGAAAAATACATTATGGCCATCGACCAAGGTACAACAAGCTCACGCGCCATCATCTTTAATAAAAAAGGTGAAAAAGTTGGTAGCTACCAAAAAGAATTCACACAAATCTTCCCTAAACCAGGTTGGGTAGAGCACAATGCCAATGAGATTTGGAATTCTGTACAGTCTGTTATTGCAGGTTCCTTTATTGAAAGTGGTGTTCGTCCAGACCAGATCGAAGGGATTGGTATCACTAACCAACGTGAAACGACAGTTGTTTGGGACAAAGAAACAGGACTTCCAATCTACAATGCCATTGTCTGGCAATCCCGTCAAACATCACATATTGCTGATCAGTTAAAGGCGGATGGACACGCTGATTTGATTCATAAAAAGACTGGTCTTGTAGTAGATGCCTATTTCTCAGCAACAAAAGTTCGGTGGATTTTGGACCAAGTTCCAGGTGCACAAGAACGTGCTGAAAAAGGTGAGATTCTCTTTGGAACTATTGATACTTGGTTGGTTTGGAAATTGACCAATGGTAAGTGCCATGTAACGGATTACTCAAACGCTGCCCGCACCATGCTTTACAATATCAAGGAACTCAAGTGGGATGATGAAATCCTTGAACTCCTCAATATTCCAAAAGCTATGTTGCCAGAAGTTCGTTCCAATTCAGAAATCTACGGAACAACAGCACCATTCCACTTCTACGGAGCAGAAGTTCCTATTTCTGGTATGGCAGGTGACCAACAAGCAGCCCTATTTGGACAATTGGCATTTGAGCCAGGTATGGTGAAAAACACCTATGGAACAGGTTCCTTCATCGTCATGAACACAGGTGAGGAAATGCAGCTATCTGAGAATAGCCTCCTGACCACTATCGGTTATGGCATTAACGGAAAAGTTTACTATGCACTAGAAGGTTCAATCTTTATCGCTGGCTCTGCAGTTCAATGGCTGCGTGATAGTATGCGAATGGTGGAAACATCGCCTGAGTCTGAAGAACTTGCTCGTAAGTCTACTAGCAACGATGAGGTCTATGTAGTACCAGCCTTTACGGGACTTGGAGCTCCATATTGGAATTCAGATGCACGTGGATCTGTCTTTGGCTTAACTCGTGGTACAAGCAAGGAAGATTTTGTGAAAGCTACTCTCCAATCTATTGCCTATCAAGTTCGTGATGTTATTGATACCATGCAATTGGATACAGGGATTGATATTTCTGTCTTGAAAGTAGACGGTGGGGCTGCTATGAATAGCCTACTCATGCAGTTCCAGGCAGATATTCTCGGTATCGAGATTGCCCGTGCTAAAAACTTGGAAACAACTGCACTTGGCGCAGCCTTCCTAGCAGGTCTTGCAGTTGGTTTCTGGAAAGATTTGGATGAATTGAAAGAATTGAACGCAGTTGGACAATCCTTCCAGCCAGCTATGAATGAAGCCCGTAAAGAACAGCTCTACAAGGGTTGGAAAAAAGCTGTTGCTGCAACGCAATTATTTGCACAATTGGACGAAGAGTAA
- a CDS encoding helix-turn-helix domain-containing protein has protein sequence MHILDLLEKRERAIYQLFLLLRKSVTPIGIKEVVQELHLSKSTLLRYIESFSEEVKEEQFGLVFQIKEEEIVLQRRANLYRQDLFAYLFRTSIKYQILVYFFDKNECSIPMLAQDLLLSEATLNRHLSTLNKVLKEFQVSIRNGRLRGSELQIRYFYYQLFWLTKPFKELEQDRGFMEQLGHLPIFERFYQSQFNPRQAHQLALWLMIVQKRMRLKDLDFQAVYQLMAPYEQHKFYRHLRQIFLTLRQQASASFQEGDTMSVFAFLFSQGIVAAHQLEQVLGFGGPIMEATSWAFQRVKILLKTDLTVEEGELYHLNQVFSQLYFFTSCIDSGLDELADYDPFMQEAASSILHHVSEEIFGRRQAPATSHLLSLTQLFSYFMQVEPTMVKIGWASSYPSVISSPILHVLCQSLERNRSIQIEPVQSDQSYDLVICHDYPWQQDPSYQIYGLPTDQELKDVKSLIQTIHQRKLEQSIRLVERKQFRIERR, from the coding sequence GTGCATATTCTGGATTTATTAGAAAAACGTGAGCGCGCTATTTACCAGCTCTTTCTTCTCTTGCGCAAGTCCGTTACACCTATTGGAATAAAGGAAGTTGTCCAGGAGCTCCATCTGTCCAAATCTACCTTGTTACGCTATATAGAAAGTTTCTCTGAAGAGGTTAAAGAGGAGCAGTTTGGTCTTGTCTTTCAGATTAAAGAAGAGGAAATTGTCTTACAGCGCAGAGCCAATTTATACAGGCAAGACCTGTTTGCCTATCTCTTTAGAACTAGTATCAAGTACCAGATTTTAGTTTATTTTTTTGATAAAAATGAATGCTCCATCCCCATGCTAGCTCAAGATTTATTGCTGAGTGAAGCTACTTTGAACAGACACCTTTCGACATTAAACAAAGTCCTGAAAGAGTTTCAGGTGAGCATACGGAACGGTCGTTTGCGGGGTAGTGAGTTGCAAATTCGCTATTTTTATTATCAATTATTCTGGTTGACCAAGCCTTTCAAAGAGTTAGAACAAGATCGGGGCTTTATGGAGCAACTTGGGCACCTGCCGATTTTTGAACGCTTTTATCAATCCCAGTTTAATCCTCGGCAGGCTCATCAACTGGCTCTCTGGTTGATGATTGTCCAGAAAAGAATGCGATTGAAGGATTTGGATTTCCAGGCAGTTTATCAATTAATGGCTCCCTATGAGCAACATAAATTTTACCGTCACCTCCGTCAGATCTTTTTAACCTTACGCCAGCAAGCATCTGCTTCCTTTCAAGAGGGTGACACAATGTCCGTTTTTGCCTTCTTGTTTAGTCAAGGGATAGTGGCAGCCCATCAACTAGAACAGGTCTTAGGATTCGGAGGCCCCATTATGGAAGCGACTAGTTGGGCCTTTCAACGTGTAAAAATACTCTTGAAGACAGATTTGACAGTGGAAGAAGGAGAACTCTATCATCTCAATCAGGTCTTTAGTCAGCTCTATTTTTTTACTTCCTGCATCGATAGTGGCTTGGATGAGTTGGCTGACTATGATCCCTTCATGCAAGAGGCTGCTTCTAGTATCTTGCACCATGTATCTGAGGAGATTTTTGGGAGAAGGCAAGCCCCAGCCACCAGTCATTTGCTATCTTTGACACAATTATTTTCATATTTTATGCAGGTGGAGCCAACCATGGTGAAAATTGGGTGGGCATCCAGTTATCCGTCTGTCATTAGCTCTCCCATTTTACATGTCTTATGTCAGTCCTTAGAACGAAATCGGTCAATTCAAATCGAGCCTGTCCAATCAGACCAATCCTATGATTTGGTTATTTGCCATGATTATCCTTGGCAGCAAGATCCATCTTATCAGATCTATGGATTGCCAACTGATCAGGAGTTGAAGGATGTAAAGAGCCTTATCCAGACCATTCATCAGCGCAAGTTAGAGCAGTCTATACGTTTGGTCGAACGCAAGCAGTTTCGGATTGAACGGCGGTGA